The genomic window GCTGGGACTGTGAAGGGACACCAGCTCCAGGGGCCTGTCTGATCTTTCCCCCTGCGTGTGCTGTTTGAGAGCCACACACTGctgaggagggagcagaggagcagccaaGGTGATGGCAGCTGAGGCAGGGATGCTTGAGCTGCCCTTCACCCGCGACGAGCAGCTCACCCGGCGCATGCGGCTGCGATTCCAGAGCCTGCAGCAAAAAAACGCGAGGCCCCAGGATGGTGAGAAGCTGCTGCGTCCCAATGAGCACATCTACCGAGTGGATTtcatccagcagcacagactgcGCTTCCTCCGCTGGGACATGCAGCTGGAGAGACCTGGGAAGGTCACGGTCACTGGCACCTCCCAGCACTGGACTCCTGATCTCACCCACCTCATGAAccggcagctgctggagccggTGGGCATCTTCTGGAAGAAGCTAGGGGCCAAGGAGGTGGAGTGCAATG from Corvus hawaiiensis isolate bCorHaw1 chromosome 2, bCorHaw1.pri.cur, whole genome shotgun sequence includes these protein-coding regions:
- the LOC125321617 gene encoding olfactory marker protein produces the protein MAAEAGMLELPFTRDEQLTRRMRLRFQSLQQKNARPQDGEKLLRPNEHIYRVDFIQQHRLRFLRWDMQLERPGKVTVTGTSQHWTPDLTHLMNRQLLEPVGIFWKKLGAKEVECNEADAQEFGERIAELAQIRKVMYFLLTFTGGLEPAQLKGSVVFKA